In Gossypium arboreum isolate Shixiya-1 chromosome 5, ASM2569848v2, whole genome shotgun sequence, a single genomic region encodes these proteins:
- the LOC108452377 gene encoding putative nucleobase-ascorbate transporter 10 isoform X1, whose translation MAQNGGDGNDGGGVATNSKKFEVPQPHSVKEQLPGIQYCINSSPPWPEAIILGFQHYLLTLGITVLIPSIIVPQMGGGNTEKAAVIQNLLFVSGLSTLFQSFLGTRLPIVVVGSYAYLIPVTSIIQASRYTSYSDPYERFVRTMRGIQGALIGAAFFQCTIGFLGLWRNTVRFLSPLSVVPYVTFTGLGLYHLGFPMLAKCVEVGLPGIILMVFISQFLPRYLESKRSLCGRFSILLSVSITWLFAQLLTSTTVYKHKPENTQISCRTDRAGLISTAPWIYFPYPFQWGSPTFNAGDAIVMMAPAFVSLFESTGTFFAAARYGSATPVPPSVISRGAGWLGIGVLLNGCLGSVTGTTASVENVGLLALTRVGSRRVIQISAGFMIFFSIFAKFGAFFASVPLPIVAAIYCVLFSFVSSAGLSFLQFCNLNSFKTKFILGFSFFMGLSVPQYFREYFHDGWRSAHPTGLLSDIVVVIFMSHTTVAALVALFFDLTLCRENDESRKDIGLNWWEKFSFYKSDVRNDEFYALPFRLNKLFPSI comes from the exons ATGGCCCAAAATGGTGGTGATGGTAACGATGGTGGCGGAGTTGCCACCAATAGTAAGAAGTTTGAGGTGCCGCAACCACATTCAGTGAAGGAGCAATTGCCCGGAATTCAGTATTGCATCAACAGCTCTCCTCCATGGC CTGAAGCAATTATATTGGGGTTCCAGCATTATCTACTCACTCTTGGCATCACAGTTTTGATTCCAAGCATAATTGTTCCTCAAATGGGCGGTGGAAAT ACTGAGAAGGCAGCAGTGATCCAGAACTTACTCTTTGTTTCAGGGCTAAGCACACTTTTCCAGTCATTTTTAGGAACTCGACTTCCCATAGTAGTAGTGGGTTCATATGCTTATTTGATTCCTGTAACTTCCATTATCCAAGCAAGCAGATACACTTCTTATTCAGATCCTTATGAG AGGTTCGTTCGAACAATGAGAGGGATTCAAGGTGCACTCATAGGTGCTGCATTTTTCCAGTGTACGATTGGATTTTTGGGATTATGGAGAAATACTGTGAG GTTTCTTAGCCCTCTGTCTGTTGTTCCATACGTGACTTTTACTGGGCTTGGACTTTATCATCTTGGCTTCCCCATG CTCGCAAAGTGTGTAGAAGTTGGCCTTCCAGGGATTATTCTCATGGTTTTTATTTCACAG TTTCTTCCTCGTTATTTAGAATCAAAGCGCTCCCTCTGTGGCAGATTTTCAATCCTTTTGTCAGTCTCAATTACGTGGTTATTTGCTCAACTTTTAACCTCAACTACCGTATACAAGCACAAACCTGAGAACACCCAGATTAGCTGTCGAACCGATCGTGCTGGACTCATTAGCACAGCTCCTTG GATATATTTTCCTTATCCTTTTCAATGGGGAAGCCCCACCTTTAATGCTGGAGATGCCATTGTTATGATGGCTCCTGCTTTTGTTTCTCTATTTGAG TCAACTGGTACATTCTTTGCAGCTGCAAGATATGGTAGTGCTACACCTGTCCCACCTTCTGTTATTAGTCGTGGTGCTGGTTGGCTG GGAATTGGGGTATTGCTCAATGGTTGTCTTGGCTCTGTTACAGGCACTACTGCATCAGT TGAAAATGTAGGCCTGTTGGCATTGACAAGAGTTGGAAGCCGCAGAGTAATTCAAATATCAGCTGGATTTATGATTTTCTTTTCTATATTTG CAAAATTTGGAGCCTTTTTCGCTTCTGTACCATTACCAATTGTGGCAGCAATATATTGTGTTCTCTTCAGCTTTGTCTCTTCTGCTGGTCTTAGCTTTCTCCAATTCTGTAACTTGAATAGTTTCAAAACAAAATTCATATTAGGCTTCTCTTTCTTCATGGGTTTATCAGTTCCACAGTACTTCAGAGAATATTTTCATGATGGTTGGAGATCAGCCCACCCTACTGGTTTG CTCAGTGACATAGTGGTTGTGATCTTCATGTCTCATACAACAGTTGCTGCTTTGGTTGCTTTATTCTTTGATTTAACACTCTGTCGAGAAAATGATGAAAGCAGAAAGGACATTGGATTGAACTGGTGGGAAAAGTTTAGCTTTTACAAATCAGATGTTAGGAATGATGAATTCTATGCACTACCCTTCAGGCTTAACAAGCTTTTCCCATCAATTTAa
- the LOC108452377 gene encoding putative nucleobase-ascorbate transporter 10 isoform X2 yields MAQNGGDGNDGGGVATNSKKFEVPQPHSVKEQLPGIQYCINSSPPWPEAIILGFQHYLLTLGITVLIPSIIVPQMGGGNTEKAAVIQNLLFVSGLSTLFQSFLGTRLPIVVVGSYAYLIPVTSIIQASRYTSYSDPYERFVRTMRGIQGALIGAAFFQCTIGFLGLWRNTVRFLSPLSVVPYVTFTGLGLYHLGFPMLAKCVEVGLPGIILMVFISQFLPRYLESKRSLCGRFSILLSVSITWLFAQLLTSTTVYKHKPENTQISCRTDRAGLISTAPWIYFPYPFQWGSPTFNAGDAIVMMAPAFVSLFESTGTFFAAARYGSATPVPPSVISRGAGWLGIGVLLNGCLGSVTGTTASVENVGLLALTRVGSRRVIQISAGFMIFFSIFAKFGAFFASVPLPIVAAIYCVLFSFVSSAGLSFLQFCNLNSFKTKFILGFSFFMGLSVPQYFREYFHDGWRSLSDIVVVIFMSHTTVAALVALFFDLTLCRENDESRKDIGLNWWEKFSFYKSDVRNDEFYALPFRLNKLFPSI; encoded by the exons ATGGCCCAAAATGGTGGTGATGGTAACGATGGTGGCGGAGTTGCCACCAATAGTAAGAAGTTTGAGGTGCCGCAACCACATTCAGTGAAGGAGCAATTGCCCGGAATTCAGTATTGCATCAACAGCTCTCCTCCATGGC CTGAAGCAATTATATTGGGGTTCCAGCATTATCTACTCACTCTTGGCATCACAGTTTTGATTCCAAGCATAATTGTTCCTCAAATGGGCGGTGGAAAT ACTGAGAAGGCAGCAGTGATCCAGAACTTACTCTTTGTTTCAGGGCTAAGCACACTTTTCCAGTCATTTTTAGGAACTCGACTTCCCATAGTAGTAGTGGGTTCATATGCTTATTTGATTCCTGTAACTTCCATTATCCAAGCAAGCAGATACACTTCTTATTCAGATCCTTATGAG AGGTTCGTTCGAACAATGAGAGGGATTCAAGGTGCACTCATAGGTGCTGCATTTTTCCAGTGTACGATTGGATTTTTGGGATTATGGAGAAATACTGTGAG GTTTCTTAGCCCTCTGTCTGTTGTTCCATACGTGACTTTTACTGGGCTTGGACTTTATCATCTTGGCTTCCCCATG CTCGCAAAGTGTGTAGAAGTTGGCCTTCCAGGGATTATTCTCATGGTTTTTATTTCACAG TTTCTTCCTCGTTATTTAGAATCAAAGCGCTCCCTCTGTGGCAGATTTTCAATCCTTTTGTCAGTCTCAATTACGTGGTTATTTGCTCAACTTTTAACCTCAACTACCGTATACAAGCACAAACCTGAGAACACCCAGATTAGCTGTCGAACCGATCGTGCTGGACTCATTAGCACAGCTCCTTG GATATATTTTCCTTATCCTTTTCAATGGGGAAGCCCCACCTTTAATGCTGGAGATGCCATTGTTATGATGGCTCCTGCTTTTGTTTCTCTATTTGAG TCAACTGGTACATTCTTTGCAGCTGCAAGATATGGTAGTGCTACACCTGTCCCACCTTCTGTTATTAGTCGTGGTGCTGGTTGGCTG GGAATTGGGGTATTGCTCAATGGTTGTCTTGGCTCTGTTACAGGCACTACTGCATCAGT TGAAAATGTAGGCCTGTTGGCATTGACAAGAGTTGGAAGCCGCAGAGTAATTCAAATATCAGCTGGATTTATGATTTTCTTTTCTATATTTG CAAAATTTGGAGCCTTTTTCGCTTCTGTACCATTACCAATTGTGGCAGCAATATATTGTGTTCTCTTCAGCTTTGTCTCTTCTGCTGGTCTTAGCTTTCTCCAATTCTGTAACTTGAATAGTTTCAAAACAAAATTCATATTAGGCTTCTCTTTCTTCATGGGTTTATCAGTTCCACAGTACTTCAGAGAATATTTTCATGATGGTTGGAGATCA CTCAGTGACATAGTGGTTGTGATCTTCATGTCTCATACAACAGTTGCTGCTTTGGTTGCTTTATTCTTTGATTTAACACTCTGTCGAGAAAATGATGAAAGCAGAAAGGACATTGGATTGAACTGGTGGGAAAAGTTTAGCTTTTACAAATCAGATGTTAGGAATGATGAATTCTATGCACTACCCTTCAGGCTTAACAAGCTTTTCCCATCAATTTAa